Proteins from a single region of Nerophis ophidion isolate RoL-2023_Sa linkage group LG08, RoL_Noph_v1.0, whole genome shotgun sequence:
- the bloc1s4 gene encoding biogenesis of lysosome-related organelles complex 1 subunit 4 has translation MEHRRVDRVGLLSPLEESSAEISRDSGVVSQSASSLSMVSDILSSGTVSQSASFGAAANVVSPSSSPRDAEHDQRQDDEDLTQAALAYSSYVRATAGEEILLLEKSLEEMLTRVDEFVGMLDMIRTDTSQIVNENLPQIQQKSEEMRQMYRRIDNLEGFVKMVGANISSMEEQVTQAEAELGLLPGAFKKILRTMNVPGFLNKPNSPKRAVPHQRQEIPRVFRTDDYIPSQPEQ, from the exons ATGGAGCACCGTCGCGTGGACAGAGTGGGCCTCCTGTCCCCGCTGGAGGAGTCGAGCGCCGAGATCAGCCGAGACAGCGGCGTCGTCTCGCAGAGTGCCAGCAGCCTGTCGATGGTGAGCGACATCCTCAGCAGCGGTACCGTGTCACAAAGTGCCAGCTTCGGCGCGGCGGCCAACGTCGTCTCGCCGAGTTCGAGCCCCCGCGACGCCGAGCACGACCAGCGGCAGGACGACGAGGACCTGACCCAGGCGGCCCTCGCGTATTCCTCCTACGTGAGAGCAACGGCCGGGGAGGAG ATTCTGCTCTTGGAGAAAAGCCTAGAGGAAATGCTGACAAGAGTGGACGAGTTTGTCGGCATGCTGGATATG ATCCGTACTGATACTTCCCAGATAGTGAATGAAAACCTACCTCAAATCCAGCAGAAGTCTGAAGAAATGAGACAGATGTACAGACGGATTGACAACTTAGAG GGCTTTGTAAAGATGGTGGGAGCTAACATCAGCAGCATGGAGGAGCAGGTCACACAGGCAGAGGCAGAACTGGGATTGCTACCGGGCGCGTTCAAGAAGATCCTTCGCACAATGAATGTCCCAGGCTTCTTAAAT AAACCAAACAGCCCGAAAAGAGCAGTGCCGCATCAGCGCCAAGAAATCCCCAGGGTGTTCCGGACGGACGATTACATCCCATCCCAGCCCGAGCAGTGA